Proteins encoded in a region of the Scyliorhinus canicula chromosome 2, sScyCan1.1, whole genome shotgun sequence genome:
- the fkbp3 gene encoding peptidyl-prolyl cis-trans isomerase FKBP3, translated as MAAEPARQWTEGQLKSEEVAKKDIIQFLQQSASEPFLGEHKLMGNIKNVAKTAKKEQLIVAYNQLFETKRFRGTESVEKVAQQLKDVKLGAGQDKAKAKIPEVTSNEEPPKYTKSVLQKGDKTNFPKKGDTVHCWYTGTLEDGTVFDTNIVSSSKKKKSVKPLIFKVGIGRVIRGWDEALLTMSKGEKAQLQIESDWGYGKKGKPEAKIPPNARLIFEVELVDID; from the exons ATGGCCGCCGAGCCAGCGAGGCAGTGGACCGAGGGGCAGCTGAAAAGCGAGGAGGTGGCTAAAAAGGACATCATCCAGTTCTTGCAGCAGAGCGCTTCGGAGCCG TTTCTTGGTGAACACAAGTTAATGGGAAACATCAAGAACGTTGCCAAGACTGCAAAGAAGGAACAGCTAATAGTTGCCTACAACCAGCTTTTTGAAACAAAG AGGTTTAGAGGCACTGAAAGTGTGGAGAAAGTCGCTCAGCAGCTGAAAGATGTGAAGTTAGGGGCTGGTCAGGATAAAGCAAAGGCCAAGATACCTGAAGTGACTTCAAATGAG GAACCACCAAAGTATACCAAATCCGTATTGCAGAAAGGAGACAAAACCAACTTTCCCAAGAAGGGTGACACTGTCCACTGTTGGTACACAGGAACATTAGAAGATGGGACCGTGTTTGACACAAATATTGTTTCTA GTTCAAAAAAGAAAAAGTCAGTAAAGCCTCTGATCTTTAAAgtaggaattggaagagttatccGAGGG TGGGATGAAGCACTTCTGACCATGAGTAAAGGAGAAAAAGCCCAGCTACAGATTGAATCTGATTGGGGATATGGTAAGAAAGGGAAGCCAGAAGCCAA GATTCCACCGAACGCTCGGCTCATTTTTGAAGTGGAGCTTGTGGATATTGACTAA